A stretch of Salvelinus alpinus chromosome 4, SLU_Salpinus.1, whole genome shotgun sequence DNA encodes these proteins:
- the LOC139574327 gene encoding syntaxin-3-like isoform X5: protein MKDRLEQLKATCDNDDEEVEIAIDNAAFMDEFFSQIEDIRNSIDKIDENVSEVKKLYSVILSAPTSDQKTQDDLEAVTNDIKKMANNARNKLKTIERNLESEEEERISADMRIRKSQHAVLSRKFVDVMTKYNEAQLDFRERSKGRIQRQLEITGKATTDEELEEMLEGGNSAVFTSGIMDSGISKQALSEIEARHKDIVRLESSIKELHDMFVDIAMLVESQGDIVNNIEAQVCKAQDHIAVAKTETKKAIRYQSKARKKKMMITLCCAIIGIVGFSYLYSFFS, encoded by the exons ACATGCGACAATGACGATGAGGAAGTGGAAATTGCTATTGACAATGCAGCTTTTATGGATGAGTTCTTCTCTCAG ATTGAGGACATCAGGAACAGTATTGATAagattgatgagaatgtctcTGAAGTCAAGAAGCTCTACTCAGTCATACTGTCTGCCCCCACATCAGACCAGA AAACGCAGGATGACTTGGAGGCTGTCACCAACGACATCAAGAAGATGGCTAACAATGCCCGCAACAAACTCAAAA CCATCGAGAGGAATCtggagtctgaggaagaggagaggatttCAGCCGACATGCGGATACGCAAATCACAG CATGCAGTGCTGTCCAGGAAGTTTGTAGACGTGATGACCAAGTACAACGAGGCCCAGCTGGACTTCAGGGAGAGGAGTAAAGGACGCATCCAGAGACAGCTAGAGATCA CTGGCAAAGCTACGACAGACGAGGAGCTTGAAGAGATGTTAGAGGGTGGAAACTCGGCTGTTTTCACTTCAGGG ATCATGGACTCTGGGATCTCGAAGCAGGCTCTCAGTGAGATCGAGGCGCGACACAAAGACATTGTGCGTCTGGAGAGCAGCATCAAAGAGCTACATGACATGTTCGTGGACATCGCCATGCTAGTGGAGAGCCAG gGTGACATTGTAAACAATATAGAAGCTCAAGTGTGTAAAGCGCAGGACCACATAGCAGTGGCTAAGACTGAGACCAAAAAAGCCATCAGGTACCAGAGCAAAGCACGCAAG AAGAAGATGATGATCACATTGTGCTGTGCCATTATCGGGATCGTTGGGTTTTCCTATTTGTATAGTTTCTTCTCATAG
- the LOC139574327 gene encoding syntaxin-3-like isoform X6: protein MKDRLEQLKATCDNDDEEVEIAIDNAAFMDEFFSQIEDIRNSIDKIDENVSEVKKLYSVILSAPTSDQKTQDDLEAVTNDIKKMANNARNKLKTIERNLESEEEERISADMRIRKSQHAVLSRKFVDVMTKYNEAQLDFRERSKGRIQRQLEITGKATTDEELEEMLEGGNSAVFTSGIMDSGISKQALSEIEARHKDIVRLESSIKELHDMFVDIAMLVESQGGMIERIESNMDQSVGFVERAVADTKKAAKFQQEARRKKMMITLCCAIIGIVGFSYLYSFFS, encoded by the exons ACATGCGACAATGACGATGAGGAAGTGGAAATTGCTATTGACAATGCAGCTTTTATGGATGAGTTCTTCTCTCAG ATTGAGGACATCAGGAACAGTATTGATAagattgatgagaatgtctcTGAAGTCAAGAAGCTCTACTCAGTCATACTGTCTGCCCCCACATCAGACCAGA AAACGCAGGATGACTTGGAGGCTGTCACCAACGACATCAAGAAGATGGCTAACAATGCCCGCAACAAACTCAAAA CCATCGAGAGGAATCtggagtctgaggaagaggagaggatttCAGCCGACATGCGGATACGCAAATCACAG CATGCAGTGCTGTCCAGGAAGTTTGTAGACGTGATGACCAAGTACAACGAGGCCCAGCTGGACTTCAGGGAGAGGAGTAAAGGACGCATCCAGAGACAGCTAGAGATCA CTGGCAAAGCTACGACAGACGAGGAGCTTGAAGAGATGTTAGAGGGTGGAAACTCGGCTGTTTTCACTTCAGGG ATCATGGACTCTGGGATCTCGAAGCAGGCTCTCAGTGAGATCGAGGCGCGACACAAAGACATTGTGCGTCTGGAGAGCAGCATCAAAGAGCTACATGACATGTTCGTGGACATCGCCATGCTAGTGGAGAGCCAG GGTGGAATGATTGAAAGGATTGAGAGCAACATGGACCAATCGGTGGGCTTCGTGGAGCGGGCGGTAGCTGACACTAAGAAAGCCGCCAAGTTTCAGCAGGAGGCCCGTCGT AAGAAGATGATGATCACATTGTGCTGTGCCATTATCGGGATCGTTGGGTTTTCCTATTTGTATAGTTTCTTCTCATAG
- the LOC139574327 gene encoding syntaxin-3-like isoform X8, with protein sequence MKDRLEQLKATCDNDDEEVEIAIDNAAFMDEFFSQIEDIRNSIDKIDENVSEVKKLYSVILSAPTSDQKTQDDLEAVTNDIKKMANNARNKLKTIERNLESEEEERISADMRIRKSQHAVLSRKFVDVMTKYNEAQLDFRERSKGRIQRQLEITGKATTDEELEEMLEGGNSAVFTSGIMDSGISKQALSEIEARHKDIVRLESSIKELHDMFVDIAMLVESQGDIVNNIEAQVCKAQDHIAVAKTETKKAIRYQSKARKGGMIERIESNMDQSVGFVERAVADTKKAAKFQQEARRKKMMITLCCAIIGIVGFSYLYSFFS encoded by the exons ACATGCGACAATGACGATGAGGAAGTGGAAATTGCTATTGACAATGCAGCTTTTATGGATGAGTTCTTCTCTCAG ATTGAGGACATCAGGAACAGTATTGATAagattgatgagaatgtctcTGAAGTCAAGAAGCTCTACTCAGTCATACTGTCTGCCCCCACATCAGACCAGA AAACGCAGGATGACTTGGAGGCTGTCACCAACGACATCAAGAAGATGGCTAACAATGCCCGCAACAAACTCAAAA CCATCGAGAGGAATCtggagtctgaggaagaggagaggatttCAGCCGACATGCGGATACGCAAATCACAG CATGCAGTGCTGTCCAGGAAGTTTGTAGACGTGATGACCAAGTACAACGAGGCCCAGCTGGACTTCAGGGAGAGGAGTAAAGGACGCATCCAGAGACAGCTAGAGATCA CTGGCAAAGCTACGACAGACGAGGAGCTTGAAGAGATGTTAGAGGGTGGAAACTCGGCTGTTTTCACTTCAGGG ATCATGGACTCTGGGATCTCGAAGCAGGCTCTCAGTGAGATCGAGGCGCGACACAAAGACATTGTGCGTCTGGAGAGCAGCATCAAAGAGCTACATGACATGTTCGTGGACATCGCCATGCTAGTGGAGAGCCAG gGTGACATTGTAAACAATATAGAAGCTCAAGTGTGTAAAGCGCAGGACCACATAGCAGTGGCTAAGACTGAGACCAAAAAAGCCATCAGGTACCAGAGCAAAGCACGCAAG GGTGGAATGATTGAAAGGATTGAGAGCAACATGGACCAATCGGTGGGCTTCGTGGAGCGGGCGGTAGCTGACACTAAGAAAGCCGCCAAGTTTCAGCAGGAGGCCCGTCGT AAGAAGATGATGATCACATTGTGCTGTGCCATTATCGGGATCGTTGGGTTTTCCTATTTGTATAGTTTCTTCTCATAG
- the LOC139574327 gene encoding syntaxin-3-like isoform X4 translates to MKDRLEQLKATCDNDDEEVEIAIDNAAFMDEFFSQIEDIRNSIDKIDENVSEVKKLYSVILSAPTSDQKTQDDLEAVTNDIKKMANNARNKLKTIERNLESEEEERISADMRIRKSQHAVLSRKFVDVMTKYNEAQLDFRERSKGRIQRQLEITGKATTDEELEEMLEGGNSAVFTSGIMDSGISKQALSEIEARHKDIVRLESSIKELHDMFVDIAMLVESQGDIVNNIEAQVCKAQDHIAVAKTETKKAIRYQSKARKKTIIIAVVCAVLTVLILAIILSQTVG, encoded by the exons ACATGCGACAATGACGATGAGGAAGTGGAAATTGCTATTGACAATGCAGCTTTTATGGATGAGTTCTTCTCTCAG ATTGAGGACATCAGGAACAGTATTGATAagattgatgagaatgtctcTGAAGTCAAGAAGCTCTACTCAGTCATACTGTCTGCCCCCACATCAGACCAGA AAACGCAGGATGACTTGGAGGCTGTCACCAACGACATCAAGAAGATGGCTAACAATGCCCGCAACAAACTCAAAA CCATCGAGAGGAATCtggagtctgaggaagaggagaggatttCAGCCGACATGCGGATACGCAAATCACAG CATGCAGTGCTGTCCAGGAAGTTTGTAGACGTGATGACCAAGTACAACGAGGCCCAGCTGGACTTCAGGGAGAGGAGTAAAGGACGCATCCAGAGACAGCTAGAGATCA CTGGCAAAGCTACGACAGACGAGGAGCTTGAAGAGATGTTAGAGGGTGGAAACTCGGCTGTTTTCACTTCAGGG ATCATGGACTCTGGGATCTCGAAGCAGGCTCTCAGTGAGATCGAGGCGCGACACAAAGACATTGTGCGTCTGGAGAGCAGCATCAAAGAGCTACATGACATGTTCGTGGACATCGCCATGCTAGTGGAGAGCCAG gGTGACATTGTAAACAATATAGAAGCTCAAGTGTGTAAAGCGCAGGACCACATAGCAGTGGCTAAGACTGAGACCAAAAAAGCCATCAGGTACCAGAGCAAAGCACGCAAG AAGACAATCATTATAGCAGTGGTCTGTGCTGTGCTCACTGTCCTCATCCTCGCCATCATCCtatcacagacagtagggtaA
- the LOC139574327 gene encoding syntaxin-3-like isoform X7, translated as MDEFFSQIEDIRNSIDKIDENVSEVKKLYSVILSAPTSDQKTQDDLEAVTNDIKKMANNARNKLKTIERNLESEEEERISADMRIRKSQHAVLSRKFVDVMTKYNEAQLDFRERSKGRIQRQLEITGKATTDEELEEMLEGGNSAVFTSGIMDSGISKQALSEIEARHKDIVRLESSIKELHDMFVDIAMLVESQGDIVNNIEAQVCKAQDHIAVAKTETKKAIRYQSKARKKMVIIVAVLIIVLAIVALIIGLSVGLKEK; from the exons ATGGATGAGTTCTTCTCTCAG ATTGAGGACATCAGGAACAGTATTGATAagattgatgagaatgtctcTGAAGTCAAGAAGCTCTACTCAGTCATACTGTCTGCCCCCACATCAGACCAGA AAACGCAGGATGACTTGGAGGCTGTCACCAACGACATCAAGAAGATGGCTAACAATGCCCGCAACAAACTCAAAA CCATCGAGAGGAATCtggagtctgaggaagaggagaggatttCAGCCGACATGCGGATACGCAAATCACAG CATGCAGTGCTGTCCAGGAAGTTTGTAGACGTGATGACCAAGTACAACGAGGCCCAGCTGGACTTCAGGGAGAGGAGTAAAGGACGCATCCAGAGACAGCTAGAGATCA CTGGCAAAGCTACGACAGACGAGGAGCTTGAAGAGATGTTAGAGGGTGGAAACTCGGCTGTTTTCACTTCAGGG ATCATGGACTCTGGGATCTCGAAGCAGGCTCTCAGTGAGATCGAGGCGCGACACAAAGACATTGTGCGTCTGGAGAGCAGCATCAAAGAGCTACATGACATGTTCGTGGACATCGCCATGCTAGTGGAGAGCCAG gGTGACATTGTAAACAATATAGAAGCTCAAGTGTGTAAAGCGCAGGACCACATAGCAGTGGCTAAGACTGAGACCAAAAAAGCCATCAGGTACCAGAGCAAAGCACGCAAG AAAATGGTGATAATAGTAGCAGTTCTGATTATCGTGCTGGCCATAGTGGCTCTGATTATTGGGTTGTCGGTGGGATTGAAGGAGAAATGA
- the LOC139574327 gene encoding syntaxin-3-like isoform X3: MKDRLEQLKATCDNDDEEVEIAIDNAAFMDEFFSQIEDIRNSIDKIDENVSEVKKLYSVILSAPTSDQKTQDDLEAVTNDIKKMANNARNKLKTIERNLESEEEERISADMRIRKSQHAVLSRKFVDVMTKYNEAQLDFRERSKGRIQRQLEITGKATTDEELEEMLEGGNSAVFTSGIMDSGISKQALSEIEARHKDIVRLESSIKELHDMFVDIAMLVESQGDIVNNIEAQVCKAQDHIAVAKTETKKAIRYQSKARKKMVIIVAVLIIVLAIVALIIGLSVGLKEK; encoded by the exons ACATGCGACAATGACGATGAGGAAGTGGAAATTGCTATTGACAATGCAGCTTTTATGGATGAGTTCTTCTCTCAG ATTGAGGACATCAGGAACAGTATTGATAagattgatgagaatgtctcTGAAGTCAAGAAGCTCTACTCAGTCATACTGTCTGCCCCCACATCAGACCAGA AAACGCAGGATGACTTGGAGGCTGTCACCAACGACATCAAGAAGATGGCTAACAATGCCCGCAACAAACTCAAAA CCATCGAGAGGAATCtggagtctgaggaagaggagaggatttCAGCCGACATGCGGATACGCAAATCACAG CATGCAGTGCTGTCCAGGAAGTTTGTAGACGTGATGACCAAGTACAACGAGGCCCAGCTGGACTTCAGGGAGAGGAGTAAAGGACGCATCCAGAGACAGCTAGAGATCA CTGGCAAAGCTACGACAGACGAGGAGCTTGAAGAGATGTTAGAGGGTGGAAACTCGGCTGTTTTCACTTCAGGG ATCATGGACTCTGGGATCTCGAAGCAGGCTCTCAGTGAGATCGAGGCGCGACACAAAGACATTGTGCGTCTGGAGAGCAGCATCAAAGAGCTACATGACATGTTCGTGGACATCGCCATGCTAGTGGAGAGCCAG gGTGACATTGTAAACAATATAGAAGCTCAAGTGTGTAAAGCGCAGGACCACATAGCAGTGGCTAAGACTGAGACCAAAAAAGCCATCAGGTACCAGAGCAAAGCACGCAAG AAAATGGTGATAATAGTAGCAGTTCTGATTATCGTGCTGGCCATAGTGGCTCTGATTATTGGGTTGTCGGTGGGATTGAAGGAGAAATGA
- the LOC139574327 gene encoding syntaxin-3-like isoform X2 yields MDEFFSQIEDIRNSIDKIDENVSEVKKLYSVILSAPTSDQKTQDDLEAVTNDIKKMANNARNKLKTIERNLESEEEERISADMRIRKSQHAVLSRKFVDVMTKYNEAQLDFRERSKGRIQRQLEITGKATTDEELEEMLEGGNSAVFTSGIMDSGISKQALSEIEARHKDIVRLESSIKELHDMFVDIAMLVESQGGMIERIESNMDQSVGFVERAVADTKKAAKFQQEARRVSGYRKAQVPPPGLSSCSVDQPLLGWHPTIPIPNLEPSSSRSGPIPLNRGDTHTHLFLLLSSFSASFLAFFS; encoded by the exons ATGGATGAGTTCTTCTCTCAG ATTGAGGACATCAGGAACAGTATTGATAagattgatgagaatgtctcTGAAGTCAAGAAGCTCTACTCAGTCATACTGTCTGCCCCCACATCAGACCAGA AAACGCAGGATGACTTGGAGGCTGTCACCAACGACATCAAGAAGATGGCTAACAATGCCCGCAACAAACTCAAAA CCATCGAGAGGAATCtggagtctgaggaagaggagaggatttCAGCCGACATGCGGATACGCAAATCACAG CATGCAGTGCTGTCCAGGAAGTTTGTAGACGTGATGACCAAGTACAACGAGGCCCAGCTGGACTTCAGGGAGAGGAGTAAAGGACGCATCCAGAGACAGCTAGAGATCA CTGGCAAAGCTACGACAGACGAGGAGCTTGAAGAGATGTTAGAGGGTGGAAACTCGGCTGTTTTCACTTCAGGG ATCATGGACTCTGGGATCTCGAAGCAGGCTCTCAGTGAGATCGAGGCGCGACACAAAGACATTGTGCGTCTGGAGAGCAGCATCAAAGAGCTACATGACATGTTCGTGGACATCGCCATGCTAGTGGAGAGCCAG GGTGGAATGATTGAAAGGATTGAGAGCAACATGGACCAATCGGTGGGCTTCGTGGAGCGGGCGGTAGCTGACACTAAGAAAGCCGCCAAGTTTCAGCAGGAGGCCCGTCGTGTGAGTGGCTATAGAAAGGCCCAAGTCCCACCCCCTGGCCTCTCCTCCTGCTCTGTTGACCAGCCTTTATTGGGCTGGCACCCAACGATCCCCATCCCAAACCTTGAACCCTCCTCCTCCAGATCTGGACCAATACCCCTCAacagaggagacacacacacacacctctttctccttctctcttcattTTCCGCTTCCTTTCTAGCTTTCTTTAGCtag
- the LOC139574327 gene encoding syntaxin-3-like isoform X1 gives MKDRLEQLKATCDNDDEEVEIAIDNAAFMDEFFSQIEDIRNSIDKIDENVSEVKKLYSVILSAPTSDQKTQDDLEAVTNDIKKMANNARNKLKTIERNLESEEEERISADMRIRKSQHAVLSRKFVDVMTKYNEAQLDFRERSKGRIQRQLEITGKATTDEELEEMLEGGNSAVFTSGIMDSGISKQALSEIEARHKDIVRLESSIKELHDMFVDIAMLVESQGGMIERIESNMDQSVGFVERAVADTKKAAKFQQEARRVSGYRKAQVPPPGLSSCSVDQPLLGWHPTIPIPNLEPSSSRSGPIPLNRGDTHTHLFLLLSSFSASFLAFFS, from the exons ACATGCGACAATGACGATGAGGAAGTGGAAATTGCTATTGACAATGCAGCTTTTATGGATGAGTTCTTCTCTCAG ATTGAGGACATCAGGAACAGTATTGATAagattgatgagaatgtctcTGAAGTCAAGAAGCTCTACTCAGTCATACTGTCTGCCCCCACATCAGACCAGA AAACGCAGGATGACTTGGAGGCTGTCACCAACGACATCAAGAAGATGGCTAACAATGCCCGCAACAAACTCAAAA CCATCGAGAGGAATCtggagtctgaggaagaggagaggatttCAGCCGACATGCGGATACGCAAATCACAG CATGCAGTGCTGTCCAGGAAGTTTGTAGACGTGATGACCAAGTACAACGAGGCCCAGCTGGACTTCAGGGAGAGGAGTAAAGGACGCATCCAGAGACAGCTAGAGATCA CTGGCAAAGCTACGACAGACGAGGAGCTTGAAGAGATGTTAGAGGGTGGAAACTCGGCTGTTTTCACTTCAGGG ATCATGGACTCTGGGATCTCGAAGCAGGCTCTCAGTGAGATCGAGGCGCGACACAAAGACATTGTGCGTCTGGAGAGCAGCATCAAAGAGCTACATGACATGTTCGTGGACATCGCCATGCTAGTGGAGAGCCAG GGTGGAATGATTGAAAGGATTGAGAGCAACATGGACCAATCGGTGGGCTTCGTGGAGCGGGCGGTAGCTGACACTAAGAAAGCCGCCAAGTTTCAGCAGGAGGCCCGTCGTGTGAGTGGCTATAGAAAGGCCCAAGTCCCACCCCCTGGCCTCTCCTCCTGCTCTGTTGACCAGCCTTTATTGGGCTGGCACCCAACGATCCCCATCCCAAACCTTGAACCCTCCTCCTCCAGATCTGGACCAATACCCCTCAacagaggagacacacacacacacctctttctccttctctcttcattTTCCGCTTCCTTTCTAGCTTTCTTTAGCtag